A single region of the Streptomyces sp. NBC_00425 genome encodes:
- a CDS encoding response regulator, whose protein sequence is MIDVLVVDDDFRVAEINAKYVGKVPGFRVAARAHSAAQGLASVQRGGIDLVLLDHYLPDGTGLELVHRMREQGHGTDVIMITAAGDVSTVQTAMRLGALHYLVKPFTFAALRTRLDSYAALRRTVDRVGGHGVAGQDQVDRIFSALRTTPAPPSPGLPSGHSEPTTDLICAVLHRADHPLSAHEVAAETGLSRSTAQRYLRHLEQAGRLHLSLKYGDTGRPEHRYAWVAP, encoded by the coding sequence ATGATTGACGTCCTGGTGGTGGACGACGACTTCCGTGTCGCCGAGATCAACGCCAAATACGTGGGGAAGGTTCCCGGCTTCCGGGTCGCCGCCCGCGCACACAGTGCCGCCCAGGGGCTCGCCTCGGTGCAGCGCGGAGGGATCGACCTGGTCCTGCTCGACCACTACCTTCCCGACGGAACCGGGCTGGAACTCGTCCACCGTATGAGGGAGCAGGGCCACGGCACGGACGTCATCATGATCACAGCGGCCGGTGACGTCTCGACGGTACAGACCGCGATGCGGCTGGGCGCTCTGCACTACCTGGTGAAACCGTTCACCTTCGCGGCGCTGCGCACCCGCCTCGACTCGTACGCCGCCCTGCGCCGCACGGTGGACCGGGTCGGCGGCCACGGCGTCGCCGGTCAGGACCAGGTGGACCGGATCTTCAGCGCGCTGCGCACCACGCCCGCGCCCCCGTCCCCCGGCCTGCCCAGCGGGCACTCGGAACCCACCACCGACCTGATCTGTGCGGTGCTGCACCGCGCCGACCACCCGCTCTCGGCCCACGAGGTCGCCGCCGAGACCGGCCTGAGCCGCTCCACCGCCCAGCGCTACCTGCGCCACCTCGAGCAGGCAGGCCGGCTGCACCTCTCTCTGAAGTACGGCGACACCGGCCGCCCCGAGCACCGGTACGCGTGGGTCGCTCCGTAG
- a CDS encoding ABC transporter ATP-binding protein: MSANTSPAIELRGASKVFRTPSGAPHTAVRDLDLTVARGEFVAVVGPTGCGKSTTLTLVSGLEEPTQGEVVVTGRSVRGVGDKVGFVFQQDATFPWRTVLSNVMAGPRFRGVPKAEAKRRAREWLDRVGLAAFEDRYPHQLSGGQRKRVALAATFVNDPEILLMDEPFSALDVQTRALMSDELLELWEGTGASVVFVTHDLEESIALADRVVVMTAGPATVKQVFDIDLPRPRKVESVRLEPRFIEIYREIWESLGEEVRITRERGAAHVA, from the coding sequence ATGAGCGCAAACACCAGCCCCGCCATCGAGCTGCGGGGTGCGAGCAAGGTCTTCAGGACCCCGTCGGGGGCCCCGCACACCGCGGTGCGGGACCTCGACCTCACCGTCGCACGCGGCGAGTTCGTGGCCGTCGTCGGACCGACGGGATGCGGCAAATCGACCACGTTGACCCTGGTCAGCGGGCTGGAAGAGCCCACCCAGGGCGAGGTTGTCGTCACCGGTCGGTCCGTGCGCGGCGTTGGCGACAAGGTCGGCTTCGTCTTCCAACAGGACGCGACCTTCCCGTGGCGTACGGTCCTGTCCAACGTCATGGCCGGGCCCCGTTTCCGCGGTGTGCCCAAGGCGGAGGCGAAACGCAGGGCCCGTGAGTGGCTGGACCGGGTCGGACTCGCCGCCTTCGAGGACCGCTATCCGCATCAGCTCTCCGGTGGCCAGCGCAAACGCGTCGCCCTCGCCGCGACCTTCGTCAACGACCCCGAGATCCTGCTCATGGACGAGCCGTTCTCGGCGCTCGACGTGCAGACCAGGGCCCTGATGTCGGACGAGCTCCTCGAACTGTGGGAGGGCACCGGGGCGTCCGTCGTGTTCGTCACCCACGACCTGGAGGAGTCCATCGCGCTGGCCGACAGGGTCGTCGTGATGACCGCCGGCCCCGCCACCGTGAAGCAGGTCTTCGACATCGACCTGCCGAGGCCGCGCAAGGTCGAGTCGGTGCGCCTGGAGCCGCGGTTCATCGAGATCTACCGCGAGATCTGGGAGTCCCTCGGCGAAGAGGTCCGCATCACCCGCGAAAGAGGTGCCGCACATGTCGCCTGA
- a CDS encoding solute symporter family protein, whose protein sequence is MTGNHQTLALMLFSVFVAVTLGITTWVSRNRHGSAEEFYAGGRLFSPMENGFAIAGDYMSAASFLGISGLIALFGYDGLLYSVGFLVAWLVVLFLVAELVRNCGRFTLADVVAARMRERPVRIAAGTSSVTVSVLYLVAQMVGAGSLVALLLGNTGEAARSWAVIGVGALMVVYVSLGGMRATTWIQIVKAVLLLGGTVTLTVLVLVRFHGDFDHLLRTAAERSGHGDAFLAPGLKYGGDWTARFDFMSLGLALVLGTAGLPHILSRFYTVPTAQAARRSVVWSIGLIGGFYLMTIVLGFGAAAIVGPDAVRGSNASGNTAVPLLALDLGGGPDSTGGTVLFAVVAAVAFATILAVVAGITLASSASVAHDLYASLRRRRSRPRSEVAVARVAAVGVGAVAIGLGLLARDLNVAFLVGLAFAVAASANLPVLLYSLFWRGFTTRGAVWAVYGGLIPALALVVLSPVVSGSPGALFPAVDFQYFPLENPGLVSIPLGFLAGWLGTVTSAEVADEAKHAEAEVRSLTGAGAA, encoded by the coding sequence GTGACCGGCAACCATCAGACGCTCGCGTTGATGCTGTTCAGCGTCTTCGTCGCGGTGACCTTGGGGATCACCACCTGGGTGAGCCGCAACCGGCATGGTTCGGCGGAGGAGTTCTACGCCGGAGGCCGACTGTTCTCCCCGATGGAGAATGGTTTTGCCATCGCCGGCGATTACATGTCGGCCGCTTCCTTCCTCGGAATCTCCGGACTGATCGCGCTCTTCGGCTACGACGGCCTGCTGTACTCGGTGGGCTTCCTGGTCGCCTGGCTGGTGGTGCTGTTCCTGGTGGCCGAACTGGTGCGCAACTGCGGCCGGTTCACCCTGGCCGACGTGGTCGCCGCGCGGATGAGGGAGCGGCCGGTGCGGATCGCGGCGGGAACCTCCTCGGTCACCGTGTCCGTTCTCTATCTGGTGGCGCAGATGGTCGGCGCGGGCAGCCTGGTCGCGCTGCTCCTCGGGAACACGGGGGAGGCGGCCCGGTCGTGGGCCGTCATCGGAGTGGGTGCGCTCATGGTCGTCTACGTGTCGCTGGGAGGGATGCGGGCCACGACGTGGATCCAGATCGTCAAGGCGGTCCTGCTGCTGGGCGGCACCGTCACGCTCACCGTGCTCGTCCTCGTGCGCTTCCACGGCGACTTCGACCATCTGCTGCGCACGGCCGCCGAGCGCAGCGGGCACGGCGACGCGTTCCTGGCGCCCGGGCTGAAGTACGGCGGGGACTGGACGGCGCGCTTCGACTTCATGAGCCTCGGTCTCGCGCTGGTGCTGGGCACGGCCGGGCTGCCGCACATCCTGTCCCGCTTCTACACCGTGCCGACCGCGCAGGCCGCCCGGCGGTCCGTCGTCTGGTCGATCGGGCTCATCGGCGGCTTCTATCTGATGACGATCGTGCTGGGCTTCGGCGCGGCGGCGATCGTCGGCCCGGACGCGGTCCGCGGCTCGAACGCGTCCGGGAACACGGCGGTGCCCCTTCTGGCCCTCGATCTGGGCGGCGGCCCCGACTCCACGGGCGGCACCGTCCTGTTCGCCGTGGTGGCGGCCGTCGCCTTCGCCACGATCCTCGCGGTCGTCGCCGGGATCACGCTGGCCTCCTCGGCCTCGGTGGCGCACGACCTGTACGCCTCCCTGCGTCGCCGGCGCTCCCGGCCCCGCAGCGAGGTGGCCGTGGCACGGGTCGCCGCCGTCGGAGTCGGAGCGGTCGCGATCGGCCTCGGCCTGCTTGCCCGTGACCTCAACGTCGCCTTCCTGGTCGGACTCGCGTTCGCCGTCGCGGCCTCCGCGAACCTGCCCGTCCTGCTGTACTCGCTGTTCTGGCGGGGCTTCACCACGCGGGGCGCCGTGTGGGCGGTGTACGGCGGGCTGATTCCGGCCCTGGCGCTCGTGGTGTTGTCGCCGGTGGTGTCGGGCAGCCCGGGGGCGCTTTTCCCGGCGGTGGACTTCCAGTACTTCCCGCTGGAGAACCCGGGCCTGGTCTCGATTCCGCTGGGCTTCCTGGCGGGCTGGCTGGGCACGGTCACCTCGGCCGAGGTCGCGGACGAGGCCAAGCACGCGGAGGCCGAGGTGCGGTCGCTGACCGGGGCGGGCGCGGCGTAG
- a CDS encoding sensor histidine kinase translates to MSPTPPARRLRLGMPRRMFSQVLLMQLAIAAGVVVLATGLFLAPLSNQLDDQAMRRALAIAQTTAAIPQIAEDLQSTRPSVDGPVQQEAERIRKASGAEYVVVMDLNGTRWSHTDLEQVGGHVSTDPSQALSGKDVMEIDSGTLGRSARGKVPLRDADGTIIGAVSVGIEYDSVRARLIHAIPGLLAYAGGALAVGALAAWLISRRLHRQTRDLAFSDISALLSEREAMLHGIREGVVALDRAGRVRLLNDEAQRLLGIGDEAVGTPPDEALGEGRTADVLAGRVTGTDLIAVRGQRVLVVNRMPTDDGGAVATLRDRTELEQLGRELDSTRGLIDALRAQDHEHANRMHTLLGLLELEMFDDAVDFVGEVVGDHRATAEQVTEKIGDALLAALLVGKATVAAERGVALWVSDRTRLPDRLIDPRGLVTVVGNLVDNALDAVAGTPHARVEVELRTEGRTAVLRVRDTGPGIPDAHRESIFTEGWSTKKPPAHGKRGIGLSLVRRLAERQGGSATVGEAAGGGAEFTIVLPEALTEPDPEHVPHPEPVPAASVLGAVEEETR, encoded by the coding sequence ATGAGCCCCACTCCCCCCGCCCGGCGGCTGCGCCTCGGAATGCCGCGGCGCATGTTCTCCCAGGTCCTGCTCATGCAGCTGGCGATCGCCGCGGGTGTCGTGGTGCTCGCGACCGGCCTCTTCCTCGCTCCGCTCAGCAATCAGCTGGACGACCAGGCGATGCGCCGGGCCCTCGCCATCGCGCAGACGACCGCGGCCATACCCCAGATCGCCGAGGATCTGCAGAGCACGCGGCCGTCGGTCGACGGCCCCGTGCAGCAGGAGGCCGAACGGATCCGCAAGGCCAGCGGCGCCGAGTACGTCGTGGTGATGGACCTCAACGGCACGCGCTGGTCGCACACCGACCTCGAGCAGGTCGGCGGCCATGTCTCGACGGACCCGAGCCAGGCGCTGTCGGGCAAGGACGTCATGGAGATCGACAGCGGCACCCTGGGGCGCTCGGCCCGCGGCAAGGTCCCGCTGCGCGACGCCGACGGCACCATCATCGGCGCGGTCTCGGTCGGCATCGAGTACGACAGCGTGCGCGCCCGGCTCATCCACGCCATCCCCGGCCTGCTCGCCTACGCCGGAGGCGCTCTCGCGGTCGGCGCGCTGGCCGCCTGGCTCATCTCCCGGCGGCTTCACCGGCAGACCCGCGACCTGGCCTTCTCGGACATCTCCGCGCTGCTCTCCGAGCGCGAGGCGATGCTGCACGGCATCCGGGAGGGCGTGGTGGCCCTGGACCGCGCCGGCCGCGTCCGGCTGCTCAACGACGAGGCCCAGCGTCTCCTCGGCATCGGGGACGAGGCGGTGGGCACGCCGCCCGACGAGGCGCTCGGCGAGGGACGTACGGCCGACGTCCTGGCCGGCCGGGTGACCGGCACGGACCTGATCGCCGTACGCGGCCAGCGCGTCCTGGTCGTGAACCGGATGCCCACCGACGACGGTGGCGCCGTGGCGACCCTGCGCGACCGCACCGAGCTGGAACAGCTCGGCCGGGAGCTCGACTCGACGCGCGGTCTCATCGACGCGCTGCGCGCCCAGGACCACGAGCACGCCAACCGCATGCACACCCTGCTCGGGCTGCTCGAACTGGAGATGTTCGACGACGCCGTCGACTTCGTGGGGGAGGTGGTCGGCGACCACCGGGCGACCGCGGAACAGGTGACGGAGAAGATCGGGGACGCTCTGCTCGCAGCCCTGCTGGTCGGCAAGGCGACCGTCGCGGCCGAGCGGGGCGTCGCCCTGTGGGTCTCCGACCGGACCCGGCTGCCCGACCGGCTGATCGATCCCCGCGGGCTGGTCACGGTCGTCGGCAACCTCGTCGACAACGCGCTCGACGCCGTGGCGGGCACACCGCACGCGCGCGTGGAGGTCGAGCTGCGGACGGAGGGCCGTACCGCGGTCCTGCGGGTGCGGGACACCGGGCCCGGCATCCCGGACGCGCACCGCGAGTCGATCTTCACCGAGGGCTGGTCGACGAAGAAGCCGCCGGCGCACGGCAAGCGCGGCATCGGGCTCTCGCTGGTGCGCAGGCTCGCCGAACGGCAGGGCGGCAGCGCCACGGTCGGCGAGGCGGCCGGCGGGGGCGCCGAGTTCACCATCGTCCTGCCGGAGGCGCTGACCGAGCCCGATCCCGAACACGTGCCGCATCCGGAACCCGTGCCGGCCGCATCGGTGCTCGGCGCCGTCGAGGAGGAGACACGATGA
- a CDS encoding ABC transporter permease encodes MSPDVLSTPVVDTAKAPDRAHSRARAARRRKAVVMASRALLLVAVLGLWEVLSRAEIIDPFNFSMPTKIWDQIYTWVTHGTALGSLGEQIWYTLHEALLGWVIGVAAGVVCGIALGRIAFLADVLGPYIKVLNSIPRIVLAPIFVIWFGLGPASKVASAVVLVFFPVFFNAFQGAREVDRNLVANARILGASDRRVTFQVVIPSATSWIFTSLHVSFGFALIGAIVGEYIGATKGIGLLVAQSQGTFNAAGVYAAMVILAAVALVAEGLLTFAESRIFRWKPAGSDS; translated from the coding sequence ATGTCGCCTGACGTTCTCAGCACACCGGTCGTCGACACGGCCAAGGCGCCGGACCGGGCCCACTCGCGTGCGCGTGCCGCACGCAGGCGCAAGGCCGTCGTGATGGCCTCGAGGGCGTTGCTCCTGGTGGCGGTGCTCGGTCTGTGGGAGGTGCTCTCCCGGGCCGAGATCATTGATCCGTTCAACTTCTCGATGCCCACGAAGATCTGGGACCAGATCTACACCTGGGTGACGCACGGAACCGCTCTCGGTTCACTGGGCGAGCAGATCTGGTACACGCTCCACGAGGCGCTGCTGGGCTGGGTCATCGGTGTGGCCGCGGGCGTGGTGTGCGGGATCGCACTCGGACGGATCGCCTTCCTCGCCGACGTCCTCGGGCCCTACATCAAGGTGCTGAACTCCATACCGAGGATCGTGCTGGCTCCGATCTTCGTCATCTGGTTCGGTCTCGGCCCGGCCTCCAAGGTCGCCTCGGCCGTCGTCCTGGTGTTCTTCCCGGTCTTCTTCAACGCCTTCCAGGGCGCTCGCGAGGTCGACCGCAACCTCGTCGCCAACGCCCGCATCCTCGGCGCGAGCGACCGCAGGGTGACTTTTCAGGTGGTCATCCCGTCCGCCACCTCCTGGATCTTCACCAGCCTTCATGTCAGCTTCGGCTTCGCCCTCATCGGCGCCATCGTCGGCGAGTACATCGGCGCGACCAAGGGGATCGGCCTGCTCGTCGCGCAGTCGCAGGGCACGTTCAACGCGGCCGGCGTGTACGCCGCCATGGTCATCCTCGCCGCCGTCGCCCTGGTCGCCGAAGGGCTGCTGACCTTCGCCGAGAGCCGGATCTTCCGCTGGAAGCCGGCCGGCTCCGACAGCTGA
- a CDS encoding response regulator — translation MIEVLVVDDDARVARVNAAYVEKVPGFHVAGEAHSAADALRQLELLPHLDLVLLDHYLPDDTGLEVVQEMRRRGHQTDVIMVTAARDVSTVQAAMRQGALQYLVKPFAFAGLRGKLEAYADLRRTLDGGGEAEQADVDRIFGALSAPSEPGLPKGHSPTTAELVRQSLMNAEGPLSAQEIADRTGVSRQTAQRYLKLLERTGRARLTLKYGDAGRPEHRYVWATRA, via the coding sequence ATGATCGAGGTACTGGTCGTGGACGACGACGCCAGGGTGGCCCGGGTCAACGCCGCCTACGTCGAGAAGGTCCCGGGCTTCCATGTCGCCGGCGAGGCCCACAGCGCCGCCGACGCGCTGCGCCAGCTGGAACTGCTGCCGCACCTGGACCTCGTCCTGCTGGATCACTATCTGCCGGACGACACGGGGCTCGAGGTCGTCCAGGAGATGCGCCGGCGCGGCCACCAGACCGACGTGATCATGGTGACCGCCGCGCGGGACGTCTCGACCGTGCAGGCCGCGATGCGCCAGGGCGCACTGCAGTACCTGGTGAAGCCGTTCGCCTTCGCCGGTCTGCGCGGCAAGCTGGAGGCGTACGCCGATCTGCGCCGCACGCTCGACGGCGGCGGCGAGGCCGAGCAGGCCGACGTCGACCGCATCTTCGGCGCGCTGTCCGCCCCCTCGGAGCCCGGGCTGCCCAAGGGGCACTCCCCCACCACCGCCGAACTCGTGCGGCAGTCCCTGATGAACGCCGAAGGACCGCTGTCCGCCCAGGAGATCGCCGACCGGACGGGAGTGAGCCGGCAGACCGCCCAGCGCTATCTGAAGCTCCTGGAGCGCACCGGGAGGGCCCGGCTGACCCTGAAGTACGGCGACGCGGGCCGCCCGGAACACCGTTACGTGTGGGCGACCCGCGCCTGA
- a CDS encoding DUF485 domain-containing protein encodes MQSSNGCVRTGGDDPETGGATPHAREPHRSQEQAYPGATEEVRYDDPWYEALASGWGESAAVSVPPTEIPAARATGAAATAEIYLQVQRSAAFQEVRSRYRRFVAPAAVGFFVWYVAYVVTATTAPELMARPVVGAVNVALLAGLGQFLSTFLLTWAYARHARLRRDRAALELRWDTQELTRGARGGAS; translated from the coding sequence ATGCAGTCAAGCAACGGTTGCGTCCGCACCGGCGGGGACGATCCCGAGACCGGCGGCGCCACGCCGCACGCGCGCGAGCCCCACCGAAGCCAGGAGCAGGCGTACCCGGGAGCGACGGAAGAGGTGCGCTACGACGACCCGTGGTACGAGGCGCTCGCCTCGGGCTGGGGCGAGTCGGCCGCGGTGAGCGTGCCCCCGACCGAGATTCCGGCGGCGCGCGCGACCGGTGCCGCGGCGACGGCCGAGATCTACCTCCAGGTGCAGCGCAGCGCGGCCTTCCAGGAGGTGCGCAGCCGGTATCGGCGGTTCGTGGCGCCCGCCGCCGTCGGGTTCTTCGTCTGGTACGTGGCGTACGTCGTGACGGCGACGACCGCGCCGGAACTCATGGCGCGGCCGGTGGTGGGCGCGGTGAACGTGGCGCTGCTCGCCGGGCTCGGACAGTTCCTGAGCACGTTCCTCCTGACCTGGGCCTACGCGCGGCACGCCCGGTTGCGCCGCGACCGTGCGGCGCTCGAACTGCGCTGGGACACCCAGGAACTGACCCGTGGAGCCCGCGGCGGTGCGTCGTGA
- a CDS encoding ABC transporter substrate-binding protein: MRTTVRYAALAAAGLLALTSLTACADDAASTASTGSGSKGDGNGTKVKIMVGGLDKVIYLPAMLTQRLGYFDAEGLDVELLSEPAGVQAETALVSGQVQGAVGFYDHTLDLQVKGKDVESVVQFSHAPGEVEIVSTKTQGDIDSPKDFKGRKLGVTGLGSSTDFLTKYLAVKNGVKVSDFTPVAVGAGPTFIAALQQGSIDAGMTTDPTVATVLDKKAGKILVDMRTPKGSEEALGGPYPSSSLYMQTDWVNDHKDTVQKLANAFVKTLKWMSTHSASEIAGKMPADYSQGNKLLYSVAIKNTLPMFTVDGVMPENGPETVEKVLKAFNPTIKNAEVDLDKTYTTEFVAKATG; this comes from the coding sequence ATGCGCACTACCGTCAGATACGCGGCCCTGGCCGCCGCCGGCCTGCTCGCCCTCACCTCGCTCACCGCCTGTGCCGACGACGCGGCGAGCACCGCCTCGACCGGCTCCGGCAGCAAGGGGGACGGCAACGGGACGAAGGTCAAGATCATGGTCGGCGGCCTGGACAAGGTCATCTACCTGCCGGCCATGCTCACCCAGCGGCTGGGCTACTTCGACGCCGAAGGGCTAGACGTCGAGCTGCTGAGCGAGCCGGCCGGGGTGCAGGCCGAGACCGCGCTCGTCTCGGGCCAGGTCCAGGGCGCCGTCGGCTTCTACGACCACACCCTCGACCTCCAGGTGAAGGGGAAGGACGTGGAGTCCGTCGTGCAGTTCTCGCACGCACCGGGCGAGGTGGAGATCGTCTCCACCAAGACACAGGGCGACATCGACTCGCCCAAGGACTTCAAGGGCAGGAAGCTCGGCGTCACGGGCCTCGGCTCCTCCACCGACTTCCTGACCAAGTACCTCGCCGTGAAGAACGGCGTGAAGGTCAGCGACTTCACCCCGGTCGCCGTCGGCGCGGGACCGACCTTCATCGCGGCGCTCCAGCAGGGCTCCATCGACGCCGGGATGACCACCGACCCGACCGTGGCGACCGTCCTCGACAAGAAGGCCGGCAAGATCCTCGTCGACATGCGCACCCCGAAGGGCTCCGAGGAGGCGCTCGGCGGACCGTATCCGTCGTCCAGCCTGTACATGCAGACGGACTGGGTCAACGATCACAAGGACACCGTCCAGAAGCTGGCCAATGCATTCGTCAAGACGCTCAAGTGGATGTCCACCCACAGCGCGTCAGAGATCGCCGGGAAGATGCCGGCCGACTACTCGCAGGGGAACAAGCTGCTCTACTCGGTGGCCATCAAGAACACGCTGCCCATGTTCACCGTGGACGGTGTGATGCCCGAGAACGGGCCCGAGACCGTCGAGAAGGTCCTCAAGGCGTTCAACCCGACCATCAAGAACGCCGAGGTCGACCTGGACAAGACCTACACGACCGAGTTCGTCGCCAAGGCGACGGGCTGA
- a CDS encoding response regulator transcription factor, giving the protein MTGEPEKPARVVVADDQTVVREGIVMLLGLLPGVEVVGAAGDGEEAVRLVAELAPDVVLMDLRMPRCDGVEATRRITARYPGTQVVVLTTYADDESLFPALKAGARGYLTKDAGGDEIVRAVHSVLSGDAGLSPSVQRRLLERLSAPEPEPTGSAVVPDGLTTREAEVLVLIAEGLSNPEIARRLSVSIATVKTHINNMFSKTGLKDRAQAVSYAYRKGLVRPPAAGSA; this is encoded by the coding sequence ATGACCGGGGAGCCGGAGAAGCCCGCCAGGGTGGTGGTCGCGGACGATCAGACCGTCGTCAGAGAAGGCATCGTGATGCTGCTCGGGCTGCTGCCGGGAGTCGAGGTCGTGGGGGCTGCGGGAGACGGCGAGGAAGCGGTGCGGCTCGTCGCCGAACTCGCTCCCGATGTGGTGCTGATGGACCTGCGCATGCCCCGCTGTGACGGTGTGGAGGCGACTCGGCGCATCACGGCCCGGTACCCCGGCACCCAGGTCGTGGTACTCACCACCTACGCGGACGACGAGTCCCTGTTCCCGGCGCTCAAGGCCGGGGCGCGGGGATACCTCACGAAGGACGCCGGCGGGGACGAGATCGTACGGGCCGTGCACAGCGTGCTGTCCGGGGACGCCGGCCTGTCGCCGAGTGTGCAGCGCAGGCTGCTGGAACGGCTGTCGGCGCCCGAACCCGAGCCGACGGGGTCCGCCGTCGTGCCCGACGGGCTCACCACACGGGAGGCGGAGGTTCTGGTGCTGATCGCCGAAGGCCTCAGCAACCCGGAGATCGCCCGCAGGCTGAGCGTGTCCATCGCCACGGTGAAGACGCACATCAACAACATGTTCTCCAAGACGGGACTCAAGGACCGTGCTCAGGCGGTCAGTTACGCGTACCGGAAAGGGCTGGTGCGGCCGCCCGCAGCGGGATCGGCCTGA
- a CDS encoding sucrase ferredoxin — translation MSTCATVSRDLDEPIAGTAATATTWLLLEQPGPWGARALVSSHLDPVLGRALEAAAQNTGVRVALIRRPGRHADFGAPARRQVYAAHTVPGRVWLHGATTHDPRRLLDLDFAALGRGDHHTFDRVLGGASHAGDPLVLVCTNGKRDRCCALLGRPLAAELAASGVRGAWEVTHLGGHRFSPTLLVLPHGYAYGRAAAHTVEEALRGVREGRIVVEGCRGSSAWERPGQAAELAVRAETGEDAAEVLSVVHTTGGAPRWEVTVAHTDGRHWLVVVAQGASLPPRPESCGTSVLGAPARMDVVAVHELAGAASAR, via the coding sequence GTGAGTACGTGTGCAACCGTCTCGCGGGACCTCGACGAGCCCATCGCCGGAACCGCGGCCACGGCAACCACCTGGCTGCTCCTGGAACAGCCCGGTCCCTGGGGTGCCCGAGCGCTGGTCTCGAGCCACCTGGACCCCGTTCTGGGGCGCGCCCTGGAAGCCGCCGCGCAGAACACGGGCGTGCGTGTCGCGCTCATCCGGCGGCCCGGTCGCCACGCGGACTTCGGCGCACCGGCCCGGCGGCAGGTGTACGCGGCCCACACCGTTCCCGGACGGGTGTGGCTGCACGGCGCCACGACCCACGACCCGCGCCGGTTGCTGGACCTCGACTTCGCCGCGCTCGGCCGGGGCGACCACCACACGTTCGACAGGGTGCTGGGCGGCGCGTCCCACGCGGGCGACCCACTCGTCCTCGTCTGCACCAACGGCAAACGGGACCGCTGCTGTGCGCTGCTCGGCCGCCCGCTGGCCGCGGAGCTCGCCGCCTCGGGGGTGCGGGGAGCCTGGGAGGTCACTCATCTGGGCGGTCACCGCTTCTCCCCCACCCTGCTCGTCCTGCCCCACGGCTACGCGTACGGCCGGGCCGCGGCGCACACGGTCGAGGAGGCCCTGCGCGGCGTCCGGGAAGGCCGGATCGTCGTGGAGGGCTGCCGGGGCAGCTCGGCCTGGGAGCGGCCCGGCCAGGCGGCGGAGCTGGCGGTGCGCGCGGAGACCGGCGAGGACGCCGCCGAGGTGCTGAGCGTCGTGCACACGACCGGCGGCGCACCCCGCTGGGAGGTGACGGTCGCGCACACGGACGGACGGCACTGGCTGGTCGTCGTGGCCCAGGGCGCCTCGCTGCCGCCGAGGCCGGAGAGCTGCGGCACGTCGGTCCTCGGTGCGCCCGCGCGGATGGACGTGGTGGCGGTGCACGAACTGGCGGGCGCGGCCTCGGCACGATGA